In Nitrospira sp., one DNA window encodes the following:
- the lspA gene encoding signal peptidase II has protein sequence MNVRLSTVRFKRDLLILLLLVGCVGCDQLTKDVAQQYLALESPRSWLHDTVRLEYAQNKGAFLSLGSGFSEGLRVILFQVFPALCLVGMAIVLFGAKQMSPFSVTAWSLVLSGGIGNLLDRLLHDGRVIDFMNVGIGSVRTGIFNVADVCITIGVWLLVLELSRSSPRCVSR, from the coding sequence ATGAACGTCAGGCTCTCAACTGTGCGGTTCAAACGAGACCTGTTGATTCTTCTACTGCTCGTTGGCTGCGTCGGTTGCGACCAACTCACCAAAGATGTCGCTCAGCAATACTTAGCCCTCGAGTCCCCTCGATCATGGCTCCACGATACTGTTCGCCTGGAGTATGCCCAGAACAAGGGGGCCTTCTTGAGTCTCGGCAGCGGGTTTTCCGAGGGGCTACGAGTCATTCTCTTCCAAGTGTTCCCTGCGCTGTGTCTTGTCGGAATGGCAATCGTGCTCTTCGGCGCCAAGCAGATGTCGCCGTTCTCCGTCACTGCTTGGAGCCTCGTGCTCAGCGGAGGCATAGGCAATCTTTTGGATCGCCTGCTCCACGATGGACGCGTCATTGACTTCATGAATGTCGGCATCGGCAGCGTCCGCACCGGCATTTTCAACGTGGCCGATGTCTGCATTACGATCGGCGTATGGTTGCTTGTGCTCGAGCTGTCACGGAGTTCCCCACGGTGTGTAAGCCG